From Alloacidobacterium dinghuense:
CTGGAAAAGACCGTGCGGGAACTTCCAGAAGAAGTTGATATCAAGATTCTCGTCGACGACGCAAGCACGGATGAAACCGCCCGCTTGTCGGAACAGCTTGGCGTGCGCACTTTTATCCACGATGCGAACTACGGGTACGGGCGCAATCAGCAGACATGTTATCGCGAGGCTCTCTCAGCGGGTGCAGACATCGTCGTCATGGTCCACGCCGACTACCAATATGAGCCAAAGCTGGTATCCGCCATAGCCGCGATGGTTTCAAGCGGCGTGTATGACATGGTCCTTGCCTCGCGGATTCTTGGAGGCGGGGCTCTTCGCGGGGGAATGCCGGTCTATAAGTACATCTTCAACCGTCTGCTGACTGGATTTCAGAACCTGTTTCTCGGAGCAAAGCTCTCCGAGTATCACACTGGCTACCGCGCCTTCTCGCGGGAACTGTTGCAGACGCTGCCTCTGCTTGAAAACTCTGATGACTTTGTCTTCGACAACCAGATGATTGCTCAGGCTCTCATGTTCGGCTTCCGCATAGGAGAAATATCCTGCCCGACGAAATATTTCGAGGAGGCTTCTTCCATCAACTTCAGGCGCAGCGCGAAATATGGCTTGGGAGTACTGCGGACGACTGCCAGTTTTGTGGCCCATAAGATGGGCATTATCAAAGCGCCTGCCTTTGAAACAACTGGAAGAAAGGTAACTCTCAAATACTATGCAGAACCAGCGCATAGTCTTGAGGCACTGACGCAATCCTTGCCACCGGTTGCTCAATAATCGTCTCATCGAAGAGAAAGTAGGAAGTCGGATTCAGCTCTCAAGGTAGCCAAAAGCGCGAACGGCTATTTCTGTTGTTTGTACAGAGATAAGCCTTTAGTCTTACCAAAATGATACGTTTTTCGACTGCCCTGTTTGCTGTTGCCTTTCCATTCGCAGTTTCGCTCTCAGGTCAAACACCAGCGGCCAACGCAACTGCGCCGTCCGCACCGCATGCGATGACGCTTGACGATCTCTTCCATTTACAGGATATGGGTGATCCACAGGTTTCGCCGGACGGAAAGTGGGTTGCATACACAGCCAGTACGATCGACACCGTCGCTGACAAGCGGCTGACCGACATCTGGATGGTGAGTTGGGATGGCTCGGCAGACATCCGGTTGACCTATGCGAATGAGAATTCAGCCAGCGCGCCTCGTTGGAGTCCAGATGGAAAATATCTGTCCTTCACTTCTGACCGCGCCGGCAAGACAAAAGGCTCGCAGGTCTGGGTGCTGGACCGGCGGGGCGGAGAGGCGCGTCAGCTCACCGATGTAAAGAATCACCTGTCCTACTACGGCTGGTCTCCAGATGGAAAGAAGCTGCTGCTCGGGATCTCCGAGGACAAAGAGGCGGAATCCGAGGCAAAGGACAAGGATAAAGACAAAGAGAAAGAAAAGCCCAAACCAATCATCATCGACCGCTATCACTTCAAGCAGGACATCGAAGGCTACATCTCATCAGAGACGATGCCGACATTGATTTATTTGTTCGACGTCGACACACATAAGCTGGAAAAACTGACGACGGATGCCAAATATAACGAGCAGAACGCCGTGTGGTCTCCGGATGGGACGTACATTGCATATGTCAGCAATCATGATGCTGATCCTGACCGGACAACCAATACGGATGTATTTATCGTCGATGCCAAAGTCAATTCCACACCAAAGAAATTAACGACGTTTGATGGGCAAGATGGGGGGCGGCTGGCCTGGAGTCCGGATAGCAAATGGATTGCCTATCTGCATGGCAGCGAGCCGAAATATCTTGAGTACAACCAGAACAAGCTCGCAGTGGTTCCAGCATCTGGCGGCGAGCCGCGTGTACTTACCGAGAAGCTGGATCGCGCTGTTTCATCGCCCATGTTCACTGAGGATGGACAATCTGTAACTGTGTTGGTGACGGATGATCGTTCCGAGTATCTGGCTTCGGTTTCTCTGGGTGATGGGTCGGTTAAGCGGCTCATCGATACCCCGGGATCAGTGATGATGCGGAATCAGACTGCGGACCATTCCGCAGTCGTGTGGTCAACCGATATGGCTCCCGGGGAGATCTTCGCTTTTGAAGATGGCAAACTGCGAAAGTTGACATCACACAATGATGCGTTGATGGCGCAGCTGAAGCTGGGGGAGACTCGCGATCTAGAGACAAAGACAAAAGATGATGCTGACGTACACGCACTGCTAACTCTCCCCATCGGTTATCAAGCCGGGCAAAAGTATCCGATGTTGCTGCGCATCCACGGCGGCCCAGACGGCCAGGACGCCCATGCCTTTGTCCCGGAGCGCCAGCTTTTCGCTGGGCGCGGTTATGCCGTCTTGAACGTAAACTACCGTGGCAGCGCCGGACGAAGTGCGGCATACCAGCGGAGCATTTTCTCCGACTGGGGAAACAAAGAAGTTATTGATCTGCTGGCGTGTGTGGACGAGGCTGTGAAGGAGGGAGTGGCAGATCCCGATCGTCTGGGCGTGGGTGGATGGAGTTACGGAGGCATCCTGACCGACTACACCATTGCAAGCTCGACGCGCTTCAAGGCGGCGATCAGTGGTGCGGGGACAGGCAGTCCGTTAGGCTTCTATGGCGTGGATCAGTACATCATTCAATACGATCAGGAACTCGGGCCGCCATGGAAAAATCTCGATACCTATCTGAAGCTCGGCTATCCATTGCTCCACGCCGACAGGATCCGTACGCCGACTCTCTTCATGGGTGGCGATAAGGACTTCAACGTGCCTCTGATGGGCGGAGAACAGATGTATCAGGCGCTCCGCAGCCTGAATGTGCCGACGGAGCTGGTTGTATATCCGGGGCAGTTTCACGGATTTACGCGTCCGAGCTTCATCCGCGACCGCTATCAGCGCTATTTCGATTGGTATGACAAATACCTTATGCCCCAGCAACCAGCGAAGAAATAACCAGCGGAGGTTGCTCGTTTGGTGTGCTCTGCAGAAGTGGGCGCAGGGATGCTAACCTCAAAAGTGATCTCCGCAATGAAACAGCGTTTTCCCAATACACAGACTGAGCCTGATAATCTCACCTCCGGCTCGCGTTTCGTACGTGCATGTCAGCGCAAACCTATCGATCGCACTCCGGTATGGTTTCTGCGCCAGGCAGGCCGATATATGCCTGAGTATCAGGCTGTGCGAAAGCATCATTCGCTGCTGGAAATTTGTAAGAAGCCAGAACTGGCAGCCGAGGTGACAATCACGGCGGCGGAAAGGCTCGATGTGGATGCGGCCATTATTTTCGCCGATCTATTGCTGCCGTTTGAGCCTATGGGGCTTGACTTCGAGTTCCAGGCAGGCGAAGGCCCGGTAGTTCACAAACCCATACGCACATATGAAGACGTTACGCGCCTGCGCGTGGACAAGGCATCTGAGCTTGGCTACGTTGCCGAAGCAATTCAAAGAGTAGTCGCTCATTTCAAGGAGCGCATTGGAGTCATCGGTTTCTGTGGCGCTCCGTTTACGCTGGCTAGCTACATGATCGAAGGCGGTAGCTCACGAAATTACATTGCTGCCAAAACGATGATGTATCGACAGCCCGATGCTTGGCGGCTGCTGATGGAAAAGCTTGTTACCGTATTGAGCGCATATGTCCGGCAACAAGTAGACGCCGGTGCGGATGTCATCCAGATATTCGATAGCTGGGTGGGTGTTTTGAGCGTCGAGGATTATCGCGATTTTGTGTTGCCTGCCGCTAAAATTCTGATCCGTGAAGTGCAGTCTTTCGGTGTGCCAGTCATTTACTTCGGTGTCGAGACGGCGAGCTTACTTCCCGCGATGCGCGAAACAGGTGCAGACGTTCTTGGACTCGATTGGCGAACACCCCTGGGCGAGACATGGAAGTCGCTGGATTACGCGTGCGCGGTGCAAGGGAACCTCGATCCGATTACGTTGTTTGCTGAGCCGGGGTTGATTCGAGAGAGAGTGAAGTCGATACTTACCCAGGCCGGGGGTAGGCCGGGGCATATCTTCAACCTTGGGCATGGGATTGTACCGGGCACCCCGGTTGAGAACGTGCAGCACGTGGTGCGGTTTGTGCGGGAGCTCTCGGCGGAGGTGGGGCGTGGGTGATCGTGCAGCGGTGTTGCTGCTGGCTCATGGCACCCCGGATACGCTGGATGAGATACCGCAATACCTGAGTAATGTCACTGGTGGGCGGCCGATGCCGGAGTCGGTGATCGAGGAGATACGGCACCGGTATTCGCTGATCGGGTCGAGTCCGCTGACTCGGCTGACGCAGGAGCAGGGGCGGTTGCTGGGGAATGAGCTGGATGTGCCGGTGTATGTCGGCATGCGCAACTGGAAGCCATACATCAAGGACACCGTTCACCTGATGGTGGAGGACGGGATCACCTCGGCAGTGGTGATCTGCCTGGCTCCGCAGAACTCACGCACCAGCGTTGGGCTGTATAAGCGCGCCGTGGAAGCGGCTGCAGGCGACCGGTTGCGGATTGACTTCGTCGAAGGATGGGCGGACGATCTGCTCCTCGCCGAGGCGTTTGCCGAGCGGTTGCGGCCATTGTGGCACGCGCTCTCGCGGGAGATCGGAGATCCGGCGCCGGTGCTGTTCACGGCGCACAGCGTTCCGCAGAGGACGGTCGAACCGGGACCAGATCAGCCAGCCGATCCGTATGCAGACCAGGCGAGGCTCACGGCTGAGAATGTGGCTGATTGCGTTCCCACGTTGAGGGAGTGGTCCTTTGCCTTCCAGAGTCAGGGCATGTCGGGCGGTCCGTGGCTTGGGCCGACGGTTGAGGACACGCTGACGGCGATGCGGGAGGCAGGGCACACGACAGTTATCATCCACCCGATTGGCTTCCTCTGCGATCACGTGGAGATCCTGTACGACATCGATATTGCCTTCCGTGACTTTGGCAAGAACCTGGGAATGCGCGTTGAGCGGCCGCGGTCACTCAATAGCTCGCCGCTGCTCACGGCTGCGCTGCGAGGCCTTGCCAAGAACGGCCTCTGGCGGCTTGCTCAGGCATGAGAGTCGCCGTTATCGGCGGAGGTATTGCTGGCGTTTCCGCCGCGCATGAGCTTGCACAATCGGGAATAGAGTTCGTTCTCTACGAGGCTTCTGGCCGTCTCGGCGGGATTGTCGAGACGGTGTGTCGTGATGGGTTTGTCATCGAATGCGGGCCTGATTCGTGGGTGACGGAGAAGCCGTGGGCTCGTGAGCTGGCGGTTGAGTTGGGACTCGAAGACGAGATCGTCGCGTCGAATGACCACTGGCGCAAGACGTACATCGTTCGCGGCGGGGAACTGGTGGCGATGCCCGATGGCATGCGCATGATGGTTCCCACGCAGTGGGAGCCAGTGCTGAGTTCGCCGCTCTTCAGTAAGGAGGCGCAGCAGGCGTATCTGCGCGAGCCGGAGCGCGCGGAGGAACTGAAGACGGCTGTTCCAGAATCCGACGAATCAGTTGCGAGCTTTGTTCGGCGGCATTTTGGCGATGAGGTGACCGATACGATTGGCGCTCCGCTGCTGGCTGGCGTTTTTGGCGGCGATGTGGATGAGCTGAGCGTGCGTGCCGTGATGCCTGCGTTCGTGAAGATGGAACGCGAGCATGGGAGTTTGATTGCGGCGCTCGAGAAGAGTTCTCGCGGTGCTCAGAGCGCTTCGATTTTTACTACGCTCAAGTCCGGACTGCAGACGCTGATCGATCGCATGGTTGCGACTTTGCCTGCATCGTCGATTCGACTGCGCAAAAGTGTGCAGAAAATCGAGTTTAAGGGCGGAAAGTGGTGCATTTTTGGCCCTTTTGCAGAGGAATTTGATGCAGTTGTCGTGGCGACTCCTGCGGATGTGACGCGCGGGCTACTTTCGCCGATGGATCCGGCCTTCGACCAACTGCTGGCAATGGACGCTTCCTCTGCCATCGTTGTGGCGCTGGCTTTTGCGCCGGAGATTGCGAAATCGTTGCGGATTCCGCCTGGATTCGGGTTTCTGGCGCCGCAGTCTCGCTCTGCCGCCGAGCGATCCAGCGTGCCTTCTCTACTTGCCTGCACATTCGTCGACCAGAAGTTCTCGCATCGCGTTCCCGAAGGCGGCGTTCTGCTCCGGGCCTTCTTTGGCGGCGCATCTGCGCCGCTTCTGCTCGATTCGCCGGATGACGAGGTTACAGGGCTCGCGCTGCGGCAGCTTTCATCGCTGCTGGGGCAGTTGCCGGAGCCGTCGTTTACGGTAGTCCGGCGCTGGCCGCGTTCCTTGCCGCAGTATGCGGTTGGGCATCTGGAGCGGATGGC
This genomic window contains:
- the hemG gene encoding protoporphyrinogen oxidase; protein product: MRVAVIGGGIAGVSAAHELAQSGIEFVLYEASGRLGGIVETVCRDGFVIECGPDSWVTEKPWARELAVELGLEDEIVASNDHWRKTYIVRGGELVAMPDGMRMMVPTQWEPVLSSPLFSKEAQQAYLREPERAEELKTAVPESDESVASFVRRHFGDEVTDTIGAPLLAGVFGGDVDELSVRAVMPAFVKMEREHGSLIAALEKSSRGAQSASIFTTLKSGLQTLIDRMVATLPASSIRLRKSVQKIEFKGGKWCIFGPFAEEFDAVVVATPADVTRGLLSPMDPAFDQLLAMDASSAIVVALAFAPEIAKSLRIPPGFGFLAPQSRSAAERSSVPSLLACTFVDQKFSHRVPEGGVLLRAFFGGASAPLLLDSPDDEVTGLALRQLSSLLGQLPEPSFTVVRRWPRSLPQYAVGHLERMARLEERVRALPGLELIGNAYYGVGLPDLVRQGREAARRVISPLPPG
- a CDS encoding S9 family peptidase, producing MIRFSTALFAVAFPFAVSLSGQTPAANATAPSAPHAMTLDDLFHLQDMGDPQVSPDGKWVAYTASTIDTVADKRLTDIWMVSWDGSADIRLTYANENSASAPRWSPDGKYLSFTSDRAGKTKGSQVWVLDRRGGEARQLTDVKNHLSYYGWSPDGKKLLLGISEDKEAESEAKDKDKDKEKEKPKPIIIDRYHFKQDIEGYISSETMPTLIYLFDVDTHKLEKLTTDAKYNEQNAVWSPDGTYIAYVSNHDADPDRTTNTDVFIVDAKVNSTPKKLTTFDGQDGGRLAWSPDSKWIAYLHGSEPKYLEYNQNKLAVVPASGGEPRVLTEKLDRAVSSPMFTEDGQSVTVLVTDDRSEYLASVSLGDGSVKRLIDTPGSVMMRNQTADHSAVVWSTDMAPGEIFAFEDGKLRKLTSHNDALMAQLKLGETRDLETKTKDDADVHALLTLPIGYQAGQKYPMLLRIHGGPDGQDAHAFVPERQLFAGRGYAVLNVNYRGSAGRSAAYQRSIFSDWGNKEVIDLLACVDEAVKEGVADPDRLGVGGWSYGGILTDYTIASSTRFKAAISGAGTGSPLGFYGVDQYIIQYDQELGPPWKNLDTYLKLGYPLLHADRIRTPTLFMGGDKDFNVPLMGGEQMYQALRSLNVPTELVVYPGQFHGFTRPSFIRDRYQRYFDWYDKYLMPQQPAKK
- a CDS encoding glycosyltransferase family 2 protein; translated protein: MINGKRVAVVMPAYNAERTLEKTVRELPEEVDIKILVDDASTDETARLSEQLGVRTFIHDANYGYGRNQQTCYREALSAGADIVVMVHADYQYEPKLVSAIAAMVSSGVYDMVLASRILGGGALRGGMPVYKYIFNRLLTGFQNLFLGAKLSEYHTGYRAFSRELLQTLPLLENSDDFVFDNQMIAQALMFGFRIGEISCPTKYFEEASSINFRRSAKYGLGVLRTTASFVAHKMGIIKAPAFETTGRKVTLKYYAEPAHSLEALTQSLPPVAQ
- the hemE gene encoding uroporphyrinogen decarboxylase, producing the protein MKQRFPNTQTEPDNLTSGSRFVRACQRKPIDRTPVWFLRQAGRYMPEYQAVRKHHSLLEICKKPELAAEVTITAAERLDVDAAIIFADLLLPFEPMGLDFEFQAGEGPVVHKPIRTYEDVTRLRVDKASELGYVAEAIQRVVAHFKERIGVIGFCGAPFTLASYMIEGGSSRNYIAAKTMMYRQPDAWRLLMEKLVTVLSAYVRQQVDAGADVIQIFDSWVGVLSVEDYRDFVLPAAKILIREVQSFGVPVIYFGVETASLLPAMRETGADVLGLDWRTPLGETWKSLDYACAVQGNLDPITLFAEPGLIRERVKSILTQAGGRPGHIFNLGHGIVPGTPVENVQHVVRFVRELSAEVGRG
- the hemH gene encoding ferrochelatase, with the translated sequence MGDRAAVLLLAHGTPDTLDEIPQYLSNVTGGRPMPESVIEEIRHRYSLIGSSPLTRLTQEQGRLLGNELDVPVYVGMRNWKPYIKDTVHLMVEDGITSAVVICLAPQNSRTSVGLYKRAVEAAAGDRLRIDFVEGWADDLLLAEAFAERLRPLWHALSREIGDPAPVLFTAHSVPQRTVEPGPDQPADPYADQARLTAENVADCVPTLREWSFAFQSQGMSGGPWLGPTVEDTLTAMREAGHTTVIIHPIGFLCDHVEILYDIDIAFRDFGKNLGMRVERPRSLNSSPLLTAALRGLAKNGLWRLAQA